A genomic region of Papaver somniferum cultivar HN1 chromosome 7, ASM357369v1, whole genome shotgun sequence contains the following coding sequences:
- the LOC113297679 gene encoding embryogenesis-associated protein EMB8-like isoform X1, giving the protein MTTTRTTTILSAFSHLTSRHHHQVHRRISSSSSNRKMNSPLNRQISDSISGNDNFNLKLVSSSASSSQVGEATDSLRTVFEKLRRPYNPYPLVGWNRHIETIFAAFFRSLPGIRFRRECLRTADDGVVSLDWVCGDDTEIPIDAPVLILLPGLTGGSGDTYVQHMLARARRLRWRVVVFNSRGCGGSPVVTPQFYSASFTGDTREVVKHVYTRYPNSNLYAVGWSLGANILVRYLGEEAENCLLSGGVSLCNPFNLIIADEDFRKGFNNIYDKALARSLTKIFKKHALLFEDIGGEYDIKLAANAKTVKEFDEGLTRVSFGFNSAEHYYSSSSSSDSIKYVRRPLLCIQAENDPIAPSRGIPYEDIKENPNCLLIVTPKGGHLGWVAGDEAPFGAPWTDPIVMEFLQHIEDPAPASWNSCVTSDDADHSGNGLHKIGV; this is encoded by the exons ATGACGACCACCAGAACTACCACCATCCTCTCCGCCTTTTCCCATCTCACTTCCCGCCACCACCACCAGGTCCACCGCCGCATATCATCATCGTCATCCAACAGAAAAATGAATTCCCCTCTGAATCGTCAAATCTCAGATTCAATATCTGGAAATGACAATTTTAACCTCAAACTTGTTTCCTCTTCCGCTTCTTCTTCACAAGTCGGCGAAGCTACTGATTCATTACGCACCGTTTTCGAAAAACTGCGTCGTCCGTACAACCCATATCCACTTGTCGGTTGGAATCGTCATATCGAAACGATTTTCGCTGCATTTTTTCGATCTCTTCCCGGTATTAGATTTCGACGAGAGTGTTTAAGAACAGCTGATGATGGTGTTGTTTCTCTTGATTGGGTTTGCGGAGATGATACTGAGATTCCTATCGATGCTCCCGTTCTCATTCTACTG CCAGGTCTAACTGGAGGTAGCGGTGATACTTACGTGCAACATATGCTTGCTCGAGCTAGAAGACTTCGGTGGCGTGTCGTGGTGTTCAATAGCCGTGGTTGTGGAGGTAGTCCGGTTGTAACGCCTCAG TTTTATTCAGCTTCGTTTACCGGAGATACACGTGAAGTGGTTAAACATGTTTACACTAGATACCCGAATTCAAATTTATATGCTGTTGGTTGGTCTCTTGGAGCAAACATTCTTGTGCGATATTTGGGTGAG GAAGCCGAAAACTGCCTTCTCTCTGGAGGAGTATCCTTGTGTAATCCTTTCAACCTGATCATTGCTGATGAAGATTTCCGTAAAGGCTTTAATAACATATATGACAAAGCTCTTGCGAGATCTCTCACCAAAATATTTAAGAA GCATGCTCTACTTTTTGAAGATATTGGAGGCGAATATGATATAAAGCTGGCTGCTAATGCCAAGACtgtcaaggaatttgatgaaggaTTAACACGAG tttcctttggtttcAACTCAGCAGAACATTACTACTCCAGCTCAAGCAGTTCAGACTCGATAAAATATGTCCGGAGACCTTTGTTGTGTATCCAG GCAGAGAACGATCCTATTGCACCATCTCGTGGAATCCCGTATGAAGATATCAAG GAAAACCCAAACTGTTTGTTGATAGTAACACCAAAAGGCGGGCATCTAGGATGGGTAGCAGGAGATGAAGCACCATTTGGAGCTCCATGGACGGATCCTATCGTCATGGAATTCTTACAACATATTGAAGACCCTGCCCCTGCCTCATGGAACTCTTGTGTTACATCGGATGACGCAGATCACTCCGGGAATGGTCTCCATAAGATAGGTGTATAG
- the LOC113297679 gene encoding embryogenesis-associated protein EMB8-like isoform X3 — protein sequence MLARARRLRWRVVVFNSRGCGGSPVVTPQFYSASFTGDTREVVKHVYTRYPNSNLYAVGWSLGANILVRYLGEEAENCLLSGGVSLCNPFNLIIADEDFRKGFNNIYDKALARSLTKIFKKHALLFEDIGGEYDIKLAANAKTVKEFDEGLTRVSFGFNSAEHYYSSSSSSDSIKYVRRPLLCIQAENDPIAPSRGIPYEDIKENPNCLLIVTPKGGHLGWVAGDEAPFGAPWTDPIVMEFLQHIEDPAPASWNSCVTSDDADHSGNGLHKIGV from the exons ATGCTTGCTCGAGCTAGAAGACTTCGGTGGCGTGTCGTGGTGTTCAATAGCCGTGGTTGTGGAGGTAGTCCGGTTGTAACGCCTCAG TTTTATTCAGCTTCGTTTACCGGAGATACACGTGAAGTGGTTAAACATGTTTACACTAGATACCCGAATTCAAATTTATATGCTGTTGGTTGGTCTCTTGGAGCAAACATTCTTGTGCGATATTTGGGTGAG GAAGCCGAAAACTGCCTTCTCTCTGGAGGAGTATCCTTGTGTAATCCTTTCAACCTGATCATTGCTGATGAAGATTTCCGTAAAGGCTTTAATAACATATATGACAAAGCTCTTGCGAGATCTCTCACCAAAATATTTAAGAA GCATGCTCTACTTTTTGAAGATATTGGAGGCGAATATGATATAAAGCTGGCTGCTAATGCCAAGACtgtcaaggaatttgatgaaggaTTAACACGAG tttcctttggtttcAACTCAGCAGAACATTACTACTCCAGCTCAAGCAGTTCAGACTCGATAAAATATGTCCGGAGACCTTTGTTGTGTATCCAG GCAGAGAACGATCCTATTGCACCATCTCGTGGAATCCCGTATGAAGATATCAAG GAAAACCCAAACTGTTTGTTGATAGTAACACCAAAAGGCGGGCATCTAGGATGGGTAGCAGGAGATGAAGCACCATTTGGAGCTCCATGGACGGATCCTATCGTCATGGAATTCTTACAACATATTGAAGACCCTGCCCCTGCCTCATGGAACTCTTGTGTTACATCGGATGACGCAGATCACTCCGGGAATGGTCTCCATAAGATAGGTGTATAG
- the LOC113297679 gene encoding embryogenesis-associated protein EMB8-like isoform X2: MTTTRTTTILSAFSHLTSRHHHQVHRRISSSSSNRKMNSPLNRQISDSISGNDNFNLKLVSSSASSSQVGEATDSLRTVFEKLRRPYNPYPLVGWNRHIETIFAAFFRSLPGIRFRRECLRTADDGVVSLDWVCGDDTEIPIDAPVLILLPGLTGGSGDTYVQHMLARARRLRWRVVVFNSRGCGGSPVVTPQFYSASFTGDTREVVKHVYTRYPNSNLYAVGWSLGANILVRYLGEEAENCLLSGGVSLCNPFNLIIADEDFRKGFNNIYDKALARSLTKIFKKHALLFEDIGGEYDIKLAANAKTVKEFDEGLTRVSFGFNSAEHYYSSSSSSDSIKYVRRPLLCIQRTILLHHLVESRMKISRKTQTVC; the protein is encoded by the exons ATGACGACCACCAGAACTACCACCATCCTCTCCGCCTTTTCCCATCTCACTTCCCGCCACCACCACCAGGTCCACCGCCGCATATCATCATCGTCATCCAACAGAAAAATGAATTCCCCTCTGAATCGTCAAATCTCAGATTCAATATCTGGAAATGACAATTTTAACCTCAAACTTGTTTCCTCTTCCGCTTCTTCTTCACAAGTCGGCGAAGCTACTGATTCATTACGCACCGTTTTCGAAAAACTGCGTCGTCCGTACAACCCATATCCACTTGTCGGTTGGAATCGTCATATCGAAACGATTTTCGCTGCATTTTTTCGATCTCTTCCCGGTATTAGATTTCGACGAGAGTGTTTAAGAACAGCTGATGATGGTGTTGTTTCTCTTGATTGGGTTTGCGGAGATGATACTGAGATTCCTATCGATGCTCCCGTTCTCATTCTACTG CCAGGTCTAACTGGAGGTAGCGGTGATACTTACGTGCAACATATGCTTGCTCGAGCTAGAAGACTTCGGTGGCGTGTCGTGGTGTTCAATAGCCGTGGTTGTGGAGGTAGTCCGGTTGTAACGCCTCAG TTTTATTCAGCTTCGTTTACCGGAGATACACGTGAAGTGGTTAAACATGTTTACACTAGATACCCGAATTCAAATTTATATGCTGTTGGTTGGTCTCTTGGAGCAAACATTCTTGTGCGATATTTGGGTGAG GAAGCCGAAAACTGCCTTCTCTCTGGAGGAGTATCCTTGTGTAATCCTTTCAACCTGATCATTGCTGATGAAGATTTCCGTAAAGGCTTTAATAACATATATGACAAAGCTCTTGCGAGATCTCTCACCAAAATATTTAAGAA GCATGCTCTACTTTTTGAAGATATTGGAGGCGAATATGATATAAAGCTGGCTGCTAATGCCAAGACtgtcaaggaatttgatgaaggaTTAACACGAG tttcctttggtttcAACTCAGCAGAACATTACTACTCCAGCTCAAGCAGTTCAGACTCGATAAAATATGTCCGGAGACCTTTGTTGTGTATCCAG AGAACGATCCTATTGCACCATCTCGTGGAATCCCGTATGAAGATATCAAG GAAAACCCAAACTGTTTGTTGA